In the genome of Ictalurus furcatus strain D&B chromosome 13, Billie_1.0, whole genome shotgun sequence, one region contains:
- the tbx21 gene encoding T-box transcription factor TBX21 isoform X1 — MGGIGGSFYINMLNGSDAQSLAKDAETSGHLHRSKELADFKMGVQDARLYYPDSVPNGQDNFPLPYHGEQSAGELGAQAGRLYSAAAAAAAAAPLGNCAFTRSSAAQAYAAADGYSPDCKDGHSASADSYHAHFQHGYPRAPLYSLPGLQVCGKTQVLLNNYPLWAKFHKYQTEMIITKQGRRMFPFLSFNISALDPSAHYNVYVDVVLADQHHWRYQGGKWVQCGKAEGNMPGNRMYMHPDSPNTGNHWMRQEVSFGKLKLTNNKGGSNNMSQVSLRKNVCWRVCDRLWSVVSLFISSSQPISTHVYSYLMSNLMCATQMIVLQSLHKYQPRLHIMEVKEDGTEDPFRSCKAQTFIFPETQFIAVTAYQNADITQLKIDHNPFAKGFRDNYDTLYAPPDSDRITPSPTEGQQLMAASCYPRQPYLAEQYMSPLQHSRFYSCEPVSMAQACPKDPSGSHHGRWYLPGQQGTPSNLLDFTSYDGDYTANSLYKPFTLQTSPHHPLSYYPEIPFTSGPISSASPATWSTARPSPQYLSHSHPGKASSSLSWFRPMSSPAMSSSPPAINPRLHNSPSILESLRLPVLQDKPKEVVEDTWMETPSVKSVDSVDSGLFEGAESKKRRVSPYASSTENSPPIRSEACEKDNSSDAGYYGFYSH; from the exons ATGGGCGGCATAGGCGGCAGCTTCTATATCAACATGCTCAATGGAAGCGACGCGCAAAGTTTGGCCAAAGACGCAGAGACGAGCGGTCACCTTCACCGGAGCAAGGAGCTAGCGGACTTCAAAATGGGCGTTCAAGACGCGAGGCTGTACTATCCAGACTCGGTTCCTAATGGCCAGGACAACTTTCCGCTGCCGTACCACGGCGAGCAGAGCGCTGGCGAACTCGGGGCGCAGGCGGGAAGGTTGTACTCCGCGGCGGCGGCGGCAGCGGCAGCGGCTCCGCTCGGTAACTGTGCGTTCACCCGCAGCAGCGCGGCTCAGGCTTACGCAGCGGCTGATGGGTATTCACCAGACTGTAAAGACGGCCACTCGGCCAGCGCGGACTCGTATCATGCGCACTTTCAGCATGGCTACCCGCGCGCGCCTCTCTATTCCTTACCTGGCCTACAGGTGTGCGGCAAGACGCAGGTGCTTCTCAATAACTACCCGCTGTGGGCCAAGTTTCACAAGTACCAAACCGAGATGATCATCACCAAACAGGGAAG GAGGATGTTCCCTTTTCTCAGTTTTAATATCAGTGCTCTGGACCCCTCGGCTCACTACAACGTGTATGTTGATGTGGTTCTGGCTGACCAGCACCACTGGAGGTACCAGGGAGGCAAGTGGGTGCAGTGTGGCAAAGCAGAGGGCAACATGCCAG GAAACAGGATGTATATGCATCCTGACTCTCCTAACACAGGGAATCATTGGATGAGGCAGGAGGTCTCATTTGGCAAGCTCAAACTCACCAACAATAAGGGTGGCTCCAACAACATGTCACAGGTATCACtgagaaaaaatgtttgttggCGTGTATGTGATCGCTTGTGGTCAGtggtgtctttatttatttcctcctcTCAACCCATCTCCACTCATGTCTACTCATATCTCATGTCAAATCTCATGTGCGCCACACAGATGATAGTGCTGCAGTCTCTTCACAAGTACCAGCCACGCTTGCATATCATGGAGGTGAAGGAGGATGGAACAGAAGATCCCTTCCGCAGTTGTAAGGCGCAAACCTTCATCTTCCCCGAGACCCAGTTCATTGCAGTCACTGCCTACCAAAATGCAGAT ATCACTCAGCTGAAAATAGACCATAACCCTTTTGCGAAAGGTTTCCGAGACAATTATGACAC ACTGTATGCCCCGCCTGACTCGGATCGTATCACCCCCTCCCCCACTGAGGGTCAGCAGCTGATGGCAGCCAGCTGCTATCCCCGCCAACCTTACCTGGCCGAGCAGTATATGAGTCCACTGCAGCACAGCCGCTTCTACAGCTGTGAGCCTGTCAGCATGGCACAGGCGTGCCCCAAAGACCCAAGTGGAAGTCACCATGGGCGCTGGTACCTCCCTGGGCAGCAGGGAACACCCTCCAACCTACTGGACTTCACCTCTTACGATGGTGACTATACAGCCAACAGCCTATACAAGCCCTTCACTTTACAGACATCACCCCACCACCCGCTGAGCTACTATCCTGAGATCCCCTTCACTTCTGGGCCAATATCAAGTGCTAGCCCTGCCACATGGAGCACAGCAAGACCTTCACCACAGTACCTCAGCCACTCCCACCCTGGGAAAGCCTCATCTAGCCTGAGTTGGTTCCGCCCCATGTCTTCTCCAGCCATGTCATCCTCTCCTCCAGCAATAAATCCCCGCCTTCACAATTCTCCTTCAATCCTTGAGTCCTTGAGGCTGCCGGTACTACAAGACAAGCCAAAAGAAGTGGTGGAGGACACCTGGATGGAGACCCCCTCTGTCAAATCAGTAGACTCGGTTGACTCTGGTCTTTTCGAGGGTGCAGAAAGCAAGAAAAGACGAGTGTCACCCTATGCCTCCAGCACTGAGAACTCTCCTCCCATTCGCAGCGAAGCCTGTGAGAAGGACAACAGCAGCGATGCAGGCTACTATGGCTTCTACAGTCACTGA
- the tbx21 gene encoding T-box transcription factor TBX21 isoform X2, translating to MGGIGGSFYINMLNGSDAQSLAKDAETSGHLHRSKELADFKMGVQDARLYYPDSVPNGQDNFPLPYHGEQSAGELGAQAGRLYSAAAAAAAAAPLGNCAFTRSSAAQAYAAADGYSPDCKDGHSASADSYHAHFQHGYPRAPLYSLPGLQVCGKTQVLLNNYPLWAKFHKYQTEMIITKQGRRMFPFLSFNISALDPSAHYNVYVDVVLADQHHWRYQGGKWVQCGKAEGNMPGNRMYMHPDSPNTGNHWMRQEVSFGKLKLTNNKGGSNNMSQMIVLQSLHKYQPRLHIMEVKEDGTEDPFRSCKAQTFIFPETQFIAVTAYQNADITQLKIDHNPFAKGFRDNYDTLYAPPDSDRITPSPTEGQQLMAASCYPRQPYLAEQYMSPLQHSRFYSCEPVSMAQACPKDPSGSHHGRWYLPGQQGTPSNLLDFTSYDGDYTANSLYKPFTLQTSPHHPLSYYPEIPFTSGPISSASPATWSTARPSPQYLSHSHPGKASSSLSWFRPMSSPAMSSSPPAINPRLHNSPSILESLRLPVLQDKPKEVVEDTWMETPSVKSVDSVDSGLFEGAESKKRRVSPYASSTENSPPIRSEACEKDNSSDAGYYGFYSH from the exons ATGGGCGGCATAGGCGGCAGCTTCTATATCAACATGCTCAATGGAAGCGACGCGCAAAGTTTGGCCAAAGACGCAGAGACGAGCGGTCACCTTCACCGGAGCAAGGAGCTAGCGGACTTCAAAATGGGCGTTCAAGACGCGAGGCTGTACTATCCAGACTCGGTTCCTAATGGCCAGGACAACTTTCCGCTGCCGTACCACGGCGAGCAGAGCGCTGGCGAACTCGGGGCGCAGGCGGGAAGGTTGTACTCCGCGGCGGCGGCGGCAGCGGCAGCGGCTCCGCTCGGTAACTGTGCGTTCACCCGCAGCAGCGCGGCTCAGGCTTACGCAGCGGCTGATGGGTATTCACCAGACTGTAAAGACGGCCACTCGGCCAGCGCGGACTCGTATCATGCGCACTTTCAGCATGGCTACCCGCGCGCGCCTCTCTATTCCTTACCTGGCCTACAGGTGTGCGGCAAGACGCAGGTGCTTCTCAATAACTACCCGCTGTGGGCCAAGTTTCACAAGTACCAAACCGAGATGATCATCACCAAACAGGGAAG GAGGATGTTCCCTTTTCTCAGTTTTAATATCAGTGCTCTGGACCCCTCGGCTCACTACAACGTGTATGTTGATGTGGTTCTGGCTGACCAGCACCACTGGAGGTACCAGGGAGGCAAGTGGGTGCAGTGTGGCAAAGCAGAGGGCAACATGCCAG GAAACAGGATGTATATGCATCCTGACTCTCCTAACACAGGGAATCATTGGATGAGGCAGGAGGTCTCATTTGGCAAGCTCAAACTCACCAACAATAAGGGTGGCTCCAACAACATGTCACAG ATGATAGTGCTGCAGTCTCTTCACAAGTACCAGCCACGCTTGCATATCATGGAGGTGAAGGAGGATGGAACAGAAGATCCCTTCCGCAGTTGTAAGGCGCAAACCTTCATCTTCCCCGAGACCCAGTTCATTGCAGTCACTGCCTACCAAAATGCAGAT ATCACTCAGCTGAAAATAGACCATAACCCTTTTGCGAAAGGTTTCCGAGACAATTATGACAC ACTGTATGCCCCGCCTGACTCGGATCGTATCACCCCCTCCCCCACTGAGGGTCAGCAGCTGATGGCAGCCAGCTGCTATCCCCGCCAACCTTACCTGGCCGAGCAGTATATGAGTCCACTGCAGCACAGCCGCTTCTACAGCTGTGAGCCTGTCAGCATGGCACAGGCGTGCCCCAAAGACCCAAGTGGAAGTCACCATGGGCGCTGGTACCTCCCTGGGCAGCAGGGAACACCCTCCAACCTACTGGACTTCACCTCTTACGATGGTGACTATACAGCCAACAGCCTATACAAGCCCTTCACTTTACAGACATCACCCCACCACCCGCTGAGCTACTATCCTGAGATCCCCTTCACTTCTGGGCCAATATCAAGTGCTAGCCCTGCCACATGGAGCACAGCAAGACCTTCACCACAGTACCTCAGCCACTCCCACCCTGGGAAAGCCTCATCTAGCCTGAGTTGGTTCCGCCCCATGTCTTCTCCAGCCATGTCATCCTCTCCTCCAGCAATAAATCCCCGCCTTCACAATTCTCCTTCAATCCTTGAGTCCTTGAGGCTGCCGGTACTACAAGACAAGCCAAAAGAAGTGGTGGAGGACACCTGGATGGAGACCCCCTCTGTCAAATCAGTAGACTCGGTTGACTCTGGTCTTTTCGAGGGTGCAGAAAGCAAGAAAAGACGAGTGTCACCCTATGCCTCCAGCACTGAGAACTCTCCTCCCATTCGCAGCGAAGCCTGTGAGAAGGACAACAGCAGCGATGCAGGCTACTATGGCTTCTACAGTCACTGA
- the osbpl7 gene encoding oxysterol-binding protein-related protein 7 produces the protein MDDLQGDSGASGETMQDTSPPGICEGYLMKRRKWPLKGWHKRYFVLEKGILRYSKNQYDCSRGKLNGSMDVSLAVMSVNRKARRIDLDTGDSLYHIKAKNHDLYYIWVTKLSAHRMYKRNEAAHVHNSLLQALSHGSNVLQGNGAMQNVYQNVSDSYLGDVAAQTEDLHVADTGVNGKVCAWLQQAHDPDSCTQELNRCQIDLNDLNRLVQKLHTLELDKAVSNGELKRIISMQNLSLEKPKKKSGRLWGHTHTLGVFSSSHLGASVPSIPDYVYTQLTPSASSSSPESRKLYQDICSVSQRVHASLRSVHEALFQERQQLQDTWSSTELRQNTSAQINDICSTLTELDVKSRQTQIHTRSECSDSSEESYHTVTLRKSESICRSLVADSVAEFFDARDEICGSFSEASDESGLSDASSNSEPEEDHVTATRKYRASLSKASAKPSWTLGSTGHRTKLPAVCPDNSHIGLISILYNNIGKDLSRVSMPAALNEPVNLLQRLCEELEYSELLDTANCTDDPYQRMVYIAAFAISGYSTAQYRNRYKPFNPVLGETFECVREDRGFRYISEQVCHHPPISACHAVSDNFCFWQDQRWKNKFWGKSLEIMPAGMVNVTLSRYGDHYEWNKVVTCIHNVLSQQRYLEHYGEATIRNLNSSVCTCKITFVKSRYWGSDANKNEVQGQVLDQCGKVVHRFGGFWHEGIFCDTLPNPQCIWKPYPQPKDYVLYYGFSNFAMEMNELMPELEPLLPPTDTRLRPDQRMLEEGSVEEADKKKDEVEEKQRERRKTLAKRGEQHIPRFFRKSVDAAGREVWLTNGTYWKLRENPGFTNMKNLELW, from the exons ATGGATGATCTGCAGGGGGATTCTGGTGCCAGTGGTGAGACCATGCAGGATACGAGTCCTCCTGGCATTTGTGAAGGCTACTTGATGAAGAGGAGAAAATGGCCTCTGAAAGGCTGGCACAAG AGATACTTTGTGTTGGAAAAAGGGATTCTCCGATATTCAAAAAACCAGTATGAT TGTTCTAGAGGGAAATTAAATGGGTCAATGGATGTCAGTCTCGCAGTGATGTCAGTAAACAGAAAGGCAAGACGGATAGATTTGGATACTGGGGACAGTCTCTATCACATCAAG GCAAAGAACCATGATCTGTACTACATATGGGTGACCAAACTGAGTGCCCATCGGATGTATAAGAGGAACGAGGCAGCACATGTTCATAACAGCTTGCTGCAGGCCCTGTCTCATGGCAGCAATGTGCTTCAGGGAAATGGTGCTATGCAAAATGTG TACCAGAACGTGTCTGACTCTTACCTGGGTGATGTGGCAGCTCAGACTGAAGACCTGCATGTTGCAGACACTGGAGTAAATGGGAAAGTGTGTGCCTGGCTGCAACAGGCCCATGACCCAGACAGCTGCACTCAAG AACTGAACCGCTGTCAAATAGACCTGAATGATTTAAATCGGTTGGTCCAGAAGCTGCACACTCTGGAGTTAGACAAGGCTGTTAGTAATGGAGAACTAAAGAGGATCATCAGCATGCAG AATCTTTCACTTGAGAAGCCCAAGAAGAAATCTGGCAGGCTATGGggtcacactcatacacttggAGTG TTCTCATCGTCCCACCTGGGTGCATCGGTGCCCTCCATCCCTGACTATGTCTATACCCAGCTTACTCCTTCAGCCTCCTCTAGCTCCCCTGAAAGCAGAAAGCTCTACCAGGACATATGTTCTGTGTCACAAAGAG TGCACGCCTCTCTGAGGTCCGTGCATGAGGCTCTGTTTCAGGAGCGACAGCAGCTACAGGACACCTGGTCCAGCACCGAGCTTCGCCAGAACACTTCTGCTCAAATTAATGACATATGTAGCACCCTGACTGAG TTAGATGTGAAGTCCCGGCAAACACAAATCCACACAAGGTCAGAGTGCTCTGACTCCTCTGAGGAATCCTACCACACTGTGACCTTGAGAAAG TCTGAATCAATATGCCGTTCCTTGGTGGCAGACTCAGTGGCGGAGTTTTTTGATGCACGTGATGAGATTTGTGGAAGTTTCTCTGAGGCATCAGATGAATCAGGTCTGAGTGATGCCTCCAGTAATTCAGAGCCTGAGGAAGACCATG TAACAGCAACACGGAAGTACCGTGCCAGTCTTTCCAAAGCATCAGCAAAACCCAGCTGGACTTTAGGGAGCACTGGCCACCGCACCAAACTGCCAGCAGTTTGCCCTGATAACAGTCACATAGGCCTTATATCCATCCTTTATAACAACATCGGGAAGGACCTGTCACGTGTATCCATGCCTGCAGCCCTGAATGAGCCTGTCAATCTACTCCAGAGGCTCTGTGAGGAACTGGAGTACTCGGAGTTACTGGACACAGCCAACTGTACTGACGACCCCTACCAGAGAATG GTGTACATTGCTGCCTTTGCTATCTCTGGCTATTCTACAGCTCAGTATCGTAACCGTTATAAGCCCTTTAACCCAGTTCTGGGAGAGACATTTGAGTGTGTAAGGGAGGACCGAGGTTTCCGCTATATTAGCGAACAG GTTTGTCATCACCCACCCATCTCTGCTTGCCATGCTGTCTCTGACAACTTCTGCTTTTGGCAGG ATCAGCGATGGAAGAATAAATTCTGGGGAAAGTCTTTGGAGATAATGCCAGCTGGAATGGTGAATGTAACTCTATCAAG GTATGGAGACCACTACGAATGGAATAAGGTGGTGACATGCATTCACAATGTCCTGAGTCAGCAGCGCTACCTAGAGCACTATGGAGAGGCAACGATCCGCAACCTGAACAGCTCAGTCTGTACCTGTAAGATCACGTTTGTTAAG tctcgcTACTGGGGCTcagatgcaaataaaaatgaggTTCAAGGCCAAGTCCTAGACCAGTGTGGTAAAGTAGTGCACCGATTCGGAGGATTCTGGCATGAGGGGATATTCTGTGATACACTACCCAATCCACAATGTATTTGGAAGCCAT ACCCTCAGCCTAAGGACTACGTCTTGTACTATGGATTCTCCAACTTTGCAATGGAAATGAATGAGCTGATGCCTGAACTTGAACCTTTGCTGCCCCCAACAGATACACGCCTGCGTCCAGACCAAAG GATGTTGGAGGAAGGCAGCGTGGAGGAggcagacaaaaagaaagatgaagtggaagaaaaacagagagagcgGAGGAAGACTTTGGCAAAGAGAGGAGAGCAGCACATCCCTCGTTTTTTCAG GAAATCGGTTGATGCAGCTGGTAGAGAAGTGTGGCTCACTAATGGAACTTACTGGAAGCTCAGAGAGAATCCTGGATTCACAAACATGAAAAACTTGGAATTATGGTGA